One window from the genome of Elusimicrobium sp. encodes:
- a CDS encoding aminopeptidase, with translation MFTKLQNERYADVMIWAMQAARRNGKFKKYDTVLLRTDTAALPLAEVIYKKLLAARFNVVTRIMVPEGFSKSFYELGDNKQLSFMAPGEKEFQGAINGLIALHAPQDLTHLKNIDPARIAKNAVARKPIREILDEREQQGLFSWTLCNYPTEELAGRAGLSVKEYSNQIVRACFLNEKDPVKKWKEVTKQIDEIGAWLTSLPIDTLRVESEHMDFEVLLGSQRRFIAGGGCNIPSFEIFTSPDWRGTRGVYFADLSSYRSGNYVKGVRLEFKNGRVVKADAEQGADFVRKMVAMDRGAAQIGEFSLTDRRFSKINKFMADILFDENFGGKYGNCHVAIGASYADTFSGPQSKLDKKMKEKLGFNDSSLHWDLINTENKRVTARLKDGSTQVVYEKGEFKY, from the coding sequence ATGTTTACGAAATTACAAAACGAAAGATATGCAGATGTGATGATTTGGGCCATGCAAGCCGCCCGCCGCAACGGAAAATTTAAAAAATACGATACCGTGCTTTTACGCACCGATACGGCAGCCTTGCCGCTTGCTGAAGTTATTTATAAAAAATTATTGGCGGCCCGTTTTAATGTAGTTACGCGCATTATGGTGCCGGAAGGTTTTTCAAAATCTTTTTATGAATTGGGTGATAATAAACAACTTTCTTTTATGGCTCCCGGCGAAAAAGAATTTCAAGGAGCAATCAACGGGTTGATTGCGTTGCATGCTCCGCAAGATTTAACCCACTTAAAAAATATAGATCCTGCCCGTATTGCCAAAAATGCCGTGGCGCGCAAACCTATCCGGGAAATTTTAGACGAGCGGGAACAACAAGGTCTTTTTTCGTGGACGCTGTGTAATTATCCTACCGAAGAATTGGCCGGGCGTGCCGGGCTTAGTGTGAAGGAATACTCCAATCAAATTGTGCGGGCGTGTTTTCTTAACGAAAAAGACCCGGTAAAAAAATGGAAGGAAGTAACCAAGCAAATCGACGAAATCGGGGCGTGGTTAACTTCTTTGCCTATTGATACTTTGCGTGTAGAAAGCGAACATATGGATTTTGAAGTCCTTTTGGGTTCCCAACGCCGCTTTATTGCGGGCGGGGGGTGTAACATACCGTCTTTTGAAATTTTTACCTCTCCCGATTGGCGCGGAACCCGCGGGGTTTATTTTGCCGATTTGTCTTCTTACCGAAGCGGAAACTATGTAAAAGGCGTTCGGTTGGAATTTAAGAACGGGCGCGTGGTAAAGGCAGACGCCGAACAAGGGGCAGATTTTGTACGCAAAATGGTGGCTATGGACCGCGGGGCGGCGCAAATCGGCGAGTTTTCGCTCACGGATCGCCGTTTTTCCAAAATCAATAAATTCATGGCGGATATTTTGTTTGATGAAAACTTCGGCGGGAAATACGGCAATTGCCATGTGGCTATCGGTGCGAGTTATGCCGATACTTTCTCCGGCCCGCAAAGCAAGTTGGATAAAAAAATGAAGGAAAAATTGGGCTTTAACGATTCTTCCTTACACTGGGATTTAATCAATACCGAAAATAAACGGGTCACCGCCCGCTTGAAAGACGGCTCTACCCAGGTAGTGTACGAGAAGGGAGAGTTTAAGTATTAA
- the mgrA gene encoding L-glyceraldehyde 3-phosphate reductase, which yields MSRYERMKYNRSGKSGLKLPSVSLGIWHNFGTHDDFNNMRAMCLTAFDHGITHFDAANNYGPVPGSAEENFGKILATDLAAHRDELIISTKAGYTMWEGPYGDWGSRKYLLSSLDQSLKRLGIKYVDIFYSHRMDPQTPLEETMGALATAVHSGRALYAGISNYDKRTTRRAAEILEDLKCPFIINQIRYSIFDRHIEKDGLKKWAGKNGLGLIAFSPLAQGLLTDKYLNGIPQDSRISKSGIFLKAEHLTEKRLTQIRALNEIAKRRGQTLAQMALSWVLKDEDITSVLIGASKPEQIAENAYVAEKATFTEEELAEIDAICAE from the coding sequence ATGTCTCGTTACGAACGCATGAAATACAATCGCAGCGGCAAAAGCGGACTTAAATTGCCTTCCGTTTCTTTGGGGATTTGGCACAATTTCGGCACTCACGACGATTTTAATAATATGCGCGCCATGTGCTTAACCGCCTTCGACCACGGCATTACTCACTTTGATGCCGCCAACAATTACGGCCCCGTTCCCGGTTCGGCGGAAGAAAATTTCGGCAAAATTTTAGCCACCGATTTAGCCGCCCATCGCGATGAACTTATCATCAGCACCAAAGCCGGCTACACCATGTGGGAAGGCCCGTACGGAGATTGGGGCAGCCGCAAATATCTTCTTTCCAGTTTAGACCAAAGCCTCAAACGCTTGGGCATTAAATATGTGGATATTTTTTATTCTCACCGCATGGATCCGCAAACGCCCTTGGAAGAAACCATGGGGGCCTTGGCCACGGCGGTACACAGCGGGCGCGCATTGTATGCCGGTATTTCCAATTACGATAAGCGAACTACCCGCCGCGCGGCAGAGATTTTGGAAGACTTGAAATGCCCGTTTATCATCAACCAAATCCGCTACTCCATTTTTGACCGCCACATCGAAAAAGACGGCCTTAAAAAATGGGCCGGAAAAAACGGCCTGGGCCTGATTGCTTTTAGCCCGCTTGCGCAGGGACTTTTGACCGATAAATACTTAAACGGAATCCCGCAGGATAGCCGCATATCCAAAAGCGGAATATTCCTGAAAGCCGAACATTTAACGGAAAAACGCTTGACCCAAATTCGCGCGTTGAACGAAATTGCCAAACGCCGCGGACAGACACTCGCGCAAATGGCTTTGTCCTGGGTGTTAAAAGACGAAGATATCACAAGTGTACTTATAGGAGCCTCTAAGCCCGAGCAAATTGCCGAAAATGCGTATGTAGCCGAAAAAGCCACCTTTACTGAGGAAGAATTGGCAGAAATCGATGCTATCTGCGCCGAATAA
- a CDS encoding thymidine phosphorylase: MRMIDVIIKKRNGKTLTQEEFNFVANGAAKGTVPDYQLSAFLMACFLNPLSDKETAAFTKAMALSGGRLDFKHIKFPKTDKHSTGGVGDGISVALAPLVACAEVAVPMMSGRGLGHTGGTLDKLEAMKNFTVSVPVKDVYKQVEKTGLCMFGQTKDLAPADKKLYALRDATGTVESRPLIVASILSKKYAEGVGSLLMDVKYGSGAFMQKLEDSRKLAKALVTTAKLLGLKCRAMITYMDQPLGRAIGNANEIYQTIEILKGNKTLAPDFYELLMQEAVQMLLLSGKAKDAKKARAFFEEQIENGNALEKFRQMLKWQGANPDVADHPTKHLKNAKLSYKFCAPKAGYVQHIDAKTAGVAAVLLGAGRNTMEDKIDYGAGIWLEKKAGESVKKGEVIATLYASDKKRLEEGTALFKTAVKLGSKKPAPYQIVKEIIK; encoded by the coding sequence ATGAGAATGATTGATGTTATCATCAAAAAAAGAAACGGTAAAACGCTTACACAGGAGGAATTTAATTTTGTCGCCAACGGCGCGGCTAAAGGCACCGTGCCGGACTATCAACTTTCAGCTTTCTTAATGGCGTGTTTCTTAAACCCGCTTTCCGACAAAGAAACCGCCGCTTTCACCAAAGCCATGGCCCTTTCCGGCGGGCGTTTAGATTTCAAACATATTAAATTCCCCAAAACGGACAAACACTCCACCGGCGGTGTGGGTGACGGTATTTCCGTAGCGCTTGCCCCGTTAGTGGCCTGTGCGGAAGTGGCAGTGCCCATGATGTCCGGCAGAGGATTGGGGCATACGGGCGGAACGCTTGATAAATTAGAAGCCATGAAAAACTTTACTGTTTCCGTTCCCGTAAAAGATGTTTATAAACAAGTAGAAAAAACGGGTTTGTGTATGTTCGGCCAAACCAAAGATTTGGCCCCCGCCGATAAAAAACTCTACGCTTTGCGCGATGCTACCGGCACCGTGGAAAGCCGTCCGCTTATCGTAGCCAGTATCCTTTCCAAAAAATACGCGGAAGGTGTCGGCAGTTTACTAATGGATGTTAAATACGGTTCCGGCGCATTTATGCAAAAACTGGAAGACAGCCGCAAACTGGCCAAAGCCTTAGTTACCACCGCCAAACTCCTGGGCCTTAAATGCCGTGCCATGATTACTTATATGGATCAGCCTTTGGGCCGTGCCATCGGAAATGCAAACGAAATTTACCAAACCATTGAAATATTAAAAGGCAATAAAACACTCGCACCGGACTTCTATGAACTTCTCATGCAAGAAGCCGTACAAATGCTTTTGCTGAGCGGAAAAGCAAAAGACGCCAAAAAAGCGCGAGCCTTCTTTGAAGAACAAATCGAAAACGGAAACGCGTTGGAAAAATTCCGCCAGATGCTCAAATGGCAAGGAGCCAACCCGGATGTGGCCGACCACCCGACCAAACATCTCAAAAATGCAAAACTGTCTTACAAGTTTTGTGCACCGAAAGCGGGATATGTGCAACACATCGATGCCAAAACCGCCGGAGTGGCTGCCGTATTGTTAGGTGCCGGCCGCAACACCATGGAAGATAAAATCGACTACGGGGCCGGCATTTGGTTGGAAAAGAAAGCCGGAGAAAGTGTTAAAAAAGGAGAAGTTATTGCCACCTTATATGCCTCCGACAAGAAACGCCTGGAAGAAGGCACCGCCTTATTCAAAACAGCCGTTAAACTGGGAAGCAAAAAACCGGCTCCTTATCAAATTGTAAAAGAAATTATTAAATAA
- the zupT gene encoding zinc transporter ZupT, whose protein sequence is MTNTILSALLLSFFAGAATAVGGALAFFIKKKNLSALSMGLGFSAGVMIYVSFMEIFPQATQTLQGLYGEKPGAWWGVGIFFGGIVIAWLIDTLLPSHHVEEHTLDKSSKLKHLGLFTALALAIHNFPEGLATFMASMKDATLGVSIAVAVAIHNIPEGVAVSLPIYHATGSRKKAFFYSALSGLAEPLGALAGFLLLRSILHDAAFGVMFALIAGIMVYISLDELLPTAHEYGEGHKVIWGVVGGMFVMAVSLLIF, encoded by the coding sequence ATGACGAATACCATTTTAAGTGCATTACTGCTCAGTTTTTTTGCCGGGGCGGCCACAGCCGTCGGCGGAGCGTTAGCTTTTTTTATTAAAAAGAAGAATTTATCCGCCCTTTCCATGGGCCTTGGTTTTTCGGCCGGGGTGATGATTTATGTTTCTTTTATGGAAATTTTCCCGCAGGCAACGCAAACCCTGCAAGGATTATACGGTGAAAAACCCGGTGCTTGGTGGGGGGTGGGAATCTTCTTCGGCGGGATAGTGATTGCGTGGCTGATTGATACGTTGTTGCCTTCTCACCATGTGGAAGAACATACCTTGGATAAATCTTCCAAGTTAAAACATTTGGGTTTATTTACGGCGTTGGCACTTGCAATTCACAACTTTCCCGAAGGCTTGGCTACTTTTATGGCCAGTATGAAAGATGCCACATTGGGGGTATCTATTGCGGTAGCGGTGGCTATTCACAACATCCCCGAAGGGGTGGCTGTTTCCTTGCCGATTTATCATGCAACGGGATCTCGCAAGAAAGCATTTTTTTATAGTGCTCTTTCGGGATTGGCCGAACCTTTGGGAGCCTTGGCGGGCTTTCTTTTACTGCGCTCCATTTTGCACGATGCCGCGTTTGGTGTGATGTTTGCTCTTATTGCGGGCATTATGGTGTATATCTCTTTAGACGAGTTGTTACCTACTGCCCACGAATACGGCGAAGGGCATAAAGTGATTTGGGGCGTTGTCGGCGGAATGTTTGTGATGGCGGTTTCGCTACTTATTTTTTGA
- a CDS encoding anaerobic ribonucleoside-triphosphate reductase activating protein, translated as MKIGGLIKFTLIDFPGRPAAVVFTQGCNFRCRYCHNPELVYPHLFTEPMAKEEVYAFLKRRQGTLEGVVVSGGEPTLQEGLPQFMADLKDMGYATKLDTNGTRPEVLRNLIENKWVDFIAMDLKAPLEKYSLITGVDFNPSVLLESIDLIRTSGLGYEFRTTYDKEVLTDADIAAISQLVAGKNYRVQECLPVSKEKASLKVLH; from the coding sequence ATGAAAATAGGCGGATTGATTAAATTTACGCTCATAGATTTTCCGGGAAGACCGGCGGCGGTAGTATTCACCCAAGGTTGCAATTTCCGTTGCCGTTATTGTCACAACCCGGAACTGGTATATCCGCATCTTTTCACCGAACCCATGGCAAAGGAAGAAGTATATGCCTTTCTAAAACGCCGCCAGGGCACCCTGGAGGGCGTTGTTGTTTCCGGCGGGGAACCCACCCTGCAGGAGGGATTACCCCAGTTTATGGCCGATTTGAAGGACATGGGCTATGCTACCAAACTGGACACCAACGGAACCCGCCCGGAAGTGCTTAGAAATTTGATTGAAAACAAGTGGGTAGATTTTATTGCTATGGATCTAAAAGCCCCGTTGGAAAAATACTCCCTTATTACCGGGGTAGATTTCAACCCTTCCGTGCTTTTAGAATCGATTGACCTCATCCGCACCAGCGGTCTTGGTTATGAATTTAGAACTACCTACGACAAAGAAGTGCTAACCGATGCGGACATCGCGGCCATTTCCCAATTGGTAGCAGGTAAAAACTACCGCGTACAGGAGTGTCTGCCGGTATCCAAAGAAAAGGCCTCGCTAAAGGTGTTACACTAA